GTGAGGTTGGCCAGCCCCGTGACCCGGGCTTTGCCGACCACGCTATCGGGGCTGCGATCCGGGCTGAACAGCGGTGCCTGCCAGGTGGCAGCGAGGCTTTCCAACGTCACGTTCGGCGCTGCGCGTACGCTGGCCGACGGTTGCGCGCGACTGACCGGTGCGGGCAGCCACTGCGGTTCGTCGCCGAGGCTGCTGAGGATGACCGCCATCAACACACCGAGTAACCCGGCGAGGCTCAGCAAGCCCCATTCCAAGGGGCGCAATGCACTGATCATCGCGCCACCTGCGGTTGCAGATAGCCGCGCACCAACAGGTGCACCTGGAGTTTTCCCGCACCGCCCGTGGCCGGTGCCTGCTGGCCACGGCGGATACGCAGCTCATCCACAAACAGAAACGGCGGCTGGTATTCCAGCTCATGCAGCACCGCCTCCAGAGGCTCGATGGCGCAGTCGAGCGTGAGGCTGACCTTGACCTGGCGATACGGCTCGCCCTCGTCCTGTTCCGGGGTGATCGGCTTGCGCTGGGTCAGGCTGCAGCCACCGCCCAGGTTGGCGTGACTGTTAATCAGGTCGGCGAGGCGCTGCATCAGGTCGGCGGCCACCACGTCAGGGTCATCGCCCGGCAACAGGCTGGTGCTGCTGGCCGGGTCTTGCTGCGCCAGCAACAGTTGCTGGCGCAGCGCATCGCCCTGGCGCACCACGCCGGCGTAGCGTTGCTGCTGCTCGCGCAATTGCTCGGCCTGCTCGCCCATGTCACGCAAAGGGCCGGCGAACCAGCTGTCGATCAACAGCCAGTAAGCCGCACCGACGACCACGGCCAGCAACAGCAAGGCCGCCCCGCGACGTTCACGGGGTGTGAGGGGTCGGCGCATCGGCGGCCTCCTGGCGTAGATGGGCACGCAGGGTAAACTGGTCCTTGCCGGTGCGCGCATCGGGTTGAATCACCCCTTCGAACTGGGCGTTTTCCAGGCTGTGGCAGCCCTTGATGCGAGTGATCAGCGCACTGGCCTTGGCGCTTTGCCCGGCGAAAGAAATCTCGCCGTCCTTGACGTCCAACTGGTCCAGCCAGGTGTCGGCGGGCA
The sequence above is a segment of the Pseudomonas sp. R76 genome. Coding sequences within it:
- a CDS encoding general secretion pathway protein GspN encodes the protein MISALRPLEWGLLSLAGLLGVLMAVILSSLGDEPQWLPAPVSRAQPSASVRAAPNVTLESLAATWQAPLFSPDRSPDSVVGKARVTGLANLTLSGIMITGNLQMAMLKQADGRPLTVRLGQTLPNGWRLEHLTPQYARFALDGRTHTLSLYAKRLPPPSSRPPITLPREPLP
- the gspM gene encoding type II secretion system protein GspM, producing MRRPLTPRERRGAALLLLAVVVGAAYWLLIDSWFAGPLRDMGEQAEQLREQQQRYAGVVRQGDALRQQLLLAQQDPASSTSLLPGDDPDVVAADLMQRLADLINSHANLGGGCSLTQRKPITPEQDEGEPYRQVKVSLTLDCAIEPLEAVLHELEYQPPFLFVDELRIRRGQQAPATGGAGKLQVHLLVRGYLQPQVAR